A window of Microbacterium luteolum contains these coding sequences:
- the era gene encoding GTPase Era — translation MTENTRSGFVTFVGRPNVGKSTLTNALVGEKIAITSEKPQTTRRAIRGIVNRPEGQLVIVDTPGIHKPRTLLGERLNDLVDQVLGDVDVIGFCVPATEKVGPGDRRIAASLDGYARAKKIAIVTKTDAAGRDEITERLLEVDALREDWAAVIPLSALTRDQLEVLADEVLSLMPKGPALYPEGMTTDESQEDRIAEMIREAALDGVRDELPHSIAVVIDDIAPREGTDLTDVHASIVVERDSQKAIIIGHKGKRLSDVGARARKGIEELLGTRVFLGLHVKVAKEWQRDPKQLGRLGF, via the coding sequence ATGACTGAGAACACCCGAAGCGGGTTCGTGACCTTCGTCGGCCGGCCGAACGTGGGCAAGTCCACGCTCACGAACGCGCTCGTCGGCGAGAAGATCGCCATCACCAGCGAGAAGCCGCAGACCACCCGCCGTGCCATCCGCGGCATCGTGAATCGCCCGGAGGGTCAGCTCGTCATCGTGGACACCCCCGGGATCCACAAGCCGCGCACCCTGCTCGGCGAGCGCCTCAACGACCTCGTCGACCAGGTGCTCGGCGACGTCGACGTGATCGGGTTCTGCGTGCCGGCGACGGAGAAGGTGGGCCCGGGCGATCGGCGCATCGCGGCCTCCCTCGACGGCTATGCGCGGGCGAAGAAGATCGCCATCGTCACGAAGACGGATGCCGCCGGCCGAGACGAGATCACCGAGAGGCTCTTGGAAGTCGATGCCCTCCGCGAGGATTGGGCTGCCGTCATCCCGCTCTCCGCGCTGACGCGGGACCAGCTCGAGGTGCTGGCCGACGAGGTGCTGAGCCTCATGCCGAAGGGCCCGGCCCTGTATCCCGAGGGCATGACCACGGACGAGTCGCAGGAGGACCGCATCGCCGAGATGATCCGCGAGGCGGCCCTCGACGGCGTGCGGGACGAGCTCCCGCACTCGATCGCGGTCGTGATCGACGACATCGCGCCCCGGGAAGGCACCGACCTCACCGACGTCCACGCGTCGATCGTCGTCGAGCGGGACAGCCAGAAGGCCATCATCATCGGGCACAAGGGCAAACGGCTCAGTGATGTGGGAGCTCGTGCGCGCAAGGGCATCGAGGAGCTCCTCGGCACGCGGGTCTTCCTGGGTCTGCACGTCAAGGTCGCCAAGGAGTGGCAGCGCGACCCGAAGCAGCTCGGCCGGCTCGGATTCTGA
- a CDS encoding sigma-70 family RNA polymerase sigma factor, translating to MFRHHVEGGGQTADPAGMNGRSPDPEALRNEVFTRVFDDHWAAVRHHIECVVDDDAEVTEIVSEVFLLAWSRLKPARPMGRVWLLRAAERRLRARSGRALTLLTALDAVHAGVTGDPAPPGRVGQAEVVRAVGVLTARERRIIMLTYWDGLAEGEIAELLRASESRVRRTLRRAQDRLRTELGLEGGDIR from the coding sequence GTGTTCCGGCACCACGTCGAGGGCGGCGGGCAGACCGCCGACCCCGCAGGCATGAACGGCCGCAGCCCGGACCCGGAAGCGCTGCGGAACGAGGTCTTCACCCGCGTCTTCGACGATCATTGGGCGGCGGTGCGTCACCACATCGAGTGCGTCGTCGATGACGACGCCGAGGTGACCGAGATCGTCTCGGAGGTGTTCCTCCTCGCCTGGTCACGGCTGAAGCCTGCTCGACCGATGGGTCGGGTCTGGCTGCTGCGTGCGGCGGAGCGTCGCCTGCGCGCGCGTTCCGGGCGTGCGTTGACGCTGCTCACCGCGCTCGATGCGGTGCACGCGGGAGTCACCGGCGATCCCGCGCCTCCCGGACGAGTGGGGCAGGCCGAGGTCGTGCGGGCGGTGGGGGTCCTCACCGCCAGGGAACGGCGTATCATCATGCTCACGTACTGGGACGGACTCGCGGAGGGGGAGATCGCGGAGCTGTTGCGCGCTTCTGAGTCCAGGGTGCGGAGAACGCTTCGCCGTGCGCAGGATCGTCTGCGCACGGAGCTCGGCCTGGAGGGGGGGGACATCCGGTGA
- a CDS encoding quinone oxidoreductase family protein, with product MALQWIARTPGAPETWDFVEYEPPAPAEGEVTIRVRAAGVNPADAKHVAGPRAGVEFPAAIGYEVSGELTAIGPNTAIGSGAASVGDEVVAFRVRGGYSTQLTVPAEKVFAKPTTLTHAEASNLLLVGTTAAEMLAVTGAAPGETILLHGASGAVGVSVLQQARLRGIRVIGTAGENRFDEVHRFGGVPVRYGDGLADRVRDAAGGPIAAALDAVGTDEAVDVSLDLVADRRRIVTIAAFGRAGADGILAIAGSMPASTRFRDEVRAELIALAQNGDLVVPVARTFALDQAPEAHRLLATGHPGGKLALIPDA from the coding sequence ATGGCACTGCAGTGGATCGCACGGACCCCGGGCGCACCGGAGACCTGGGACTTCGTCGAGTACGAGCCGCCTGCGCCGGCCGAGGGTGAGGTCACGATCCGCGTGCGGGCCGCCGGCGTGAATCCGGCCGATGCGAAGCATGTCGCAGGCCCGCGGGCAGGGGTCGAGTTCCCGGCGGCGATCGGATACGAGGTATCCGGGGAACTCACCGCGATCGGCCCGAACACCGCGATCGGATCGGGCGCCGCATCCGTGGGCGACGAGGTCGTCGCCTTCCGCGTGCGCGGCGGATACTCGACTCAACTCACGGTGCCCGCCGAGAAGGTGTTCGCGAAGCCGACGACACTCACCCACGCCGAGGCCTCCAACCTCCTTCTCGTCGGCACGACCGCGGCCGAGATGCTCGCGGTCACCGGCGCAGCGCCGGGAGAGACGATCCTGCTGCACGGCGCTTCGGGGGCTGTCGGTGTGAGCGTGCTGCAGCAGGCGCGGCTGCGCGGTATCCGAGTGATCGGGACGGCGGGGGAGAACCGCTTCGACGAGGTGCACAGATTCGGAGGGGTGCCCGTGCGCTACGGCGACGGCCTCGCCGATCGGGTGCGCGACGCAGCCGGCGGGCCGATCGCTGCGGCGCTCGATGCCGTCGGCACGGATGAGGCCGTGGACGTCTCGCTCGATCTCGTCGCGGATCGCCGGCGCATCGTCACGATCGCCGCGTTCGGCCGCGCCGGGGCCGACGGCATCCTGGCCATCGCCGGGTCGATGCCGGCCAGTACGCGGTTCCGCGACGAGGTCCGCGCGGAACTGATCGCTCTGGCGCAGAACGGCGACCTGGTCGTGCCCGTGGCGCGAACATTCGCGCTGGACCAGGCACCCGAGGCGCATCGCCTCCTCGCGACCGGCCACCCCGGCGGCAAGCTCGCGTTGATCCCAGACGCCTGA